One stretch of Chryseobacterium fluminis DNA includes these proteins:
- a CDS encoding DUF6576 domain-containing protein — translation MTELLVLGVIIVAVLGFFNRDRIKNRFFPDKQRNYTMDDQFNSDKREREKEIDRLLSKIGKNGLSDLSAKDRNRLDELSKK, via the coding sequence ATGACCGAATTATTAGTTTTAGGAGTTATCATCGTAGCCGTTTTAGGATTTTTCAACCGGGATCGGATCAAAAACAGATTCTTTCCCGATAAACAACGGAACTACACTATGGATGATCAATTTAATTCTGATAAACGGGAACGAGAAAAAGAAATTGACCGCCTGTTAAGCAAAATAGGTAAAAACGGCCTCAGCGATCTGTCTGCAAAAGATCGTAACCGCCTTGATGAACTGTCTAAAAAGTAA
- a CDS encoding LysR substrate-binding domain-containing protein: MNIQQLEYLIAVDKYKHFGKAAQACFITQPTLSAMIQKFEDELDVKVFDRTTHPIRTTDVGLQIIDQAKVIIESVNELKNKANLLNNILGGTINLGIIPTVSSFILPTEIFRFLEQNPKIQMNVKEMTTDNIIKALKAGELDAGIISTPYDSADEFYQDFLFNEELMIYSSNTEANKKNTYVVPEDLNVEKVWLLEEGNCLRNQFENICHLKENTLKPKNLDFLASNIQTLVHMVDKVGGISILPELALNQLSEQQKDNVFRFKKPFPYREISIIYYKPTFKQKIIDELAHSIRTSLEQKLHYHENPKEFVSIKPQ, encoded by the coding sequence ATGAACATTCAGCAACTGGAGTATCTTATCGCGGTAGATAAGTACAAACATTTTGGTAAAGCTGCCCAGGCATGCTTCATTACACAACCTACGCTAAGTGCAATGATCCAGAAATTTGAGGATGAACTGGATGTGAAGGTGTTCGACAGGACCACACATCCGATCCGGACTACAGATGTAGGCCTTCAGATAATCGATCAGGCCAAGGTAATTATAGAATCTGTCAATGAACTCAAGAACAAAGCCAATCTTTTAAATAATATTTTGGGGGGAACAATCAATCTTGGAATTATTCCCACCGTATCATCATTTATCCTTCCAACGGAAATTTTCAGGTTTTTGGAACAAAATCCGAAAATCCAGATGAATGTAAAGGAAATGACCACCGATAATATCATTAAAGCTTTAAAAGCCGGTGAGCTCGATGCCGGGATTATTTCTACACCTTACGATTCTGCAGATGAGTTTTATCAGGACTTTTTATTCAATGAAGAATTGATGATTTACAGCTCTAATACGGAGGCGAACAAAAAGAATACTTATGTTGTTCCTGAAGATCTGAATGTAGAGAAGGTCTGGCTGCTGGAAGAAGGAAACTGTTTAAGAAATCAGTTTGAAAATATCTGTCATTTAAAAGAAAATACATTAAAACCTAAAAATCTGGATTTCCTGGCATCTAATATTCAGACGTTGGTACACATGGTCGATAAAGTGGGTGGAATCAGTATTTTGCCGGAATTGGCGTTGAATCAGCTGTCTGAACAGCAAAAAGATAATGTTTTCAGATTTAAAAAGCCATTCCCGTACAGAGAGATCAGCATTATTTATTATAAGCCGACCTTCAAGCAGAAAATTATTGACGAATTAGCACATTCTATCAGAACTTCATTGGAGCAAAAGCTTCATTACCATGAAAATCCGAAAGAATTCGTAAGCATAAAACCACAATAA
- the trpS gene encoding tryptophan--tRNA ligase yields MSRILTGIQATGTPHLGNLLGAIIPAIELSKKDGNESFLFIANLHSLTQIKDAKELKQNTYEIAAAWLACGLDTEKTFFYRQSDIPETCELSWHLSCFFPYQRLTLAHSFKDKADRLQDVNAGLFTYPILMAADILLYDAEIVPVGKDQLQHLEIARDVASRFNNQMGEVFVLPQSELQEDTKYVPGVDGHKMSKSRGNIINIFLPEKELKKQVMSIESDSKSLEEPKDPETDKTFAIYQLIASAEQTEALRSKYIAGNFGYGHAKKELLDLILVKFERERELFVYYMNNLDELEAKLQEGASKTRAVATQTIKRVRESLGI; encoded by the coding sequence ATGTCAAGAATTCTTACCGGCATTCAAGCCACCGGAACCCCACACCTTGGAAACCTGTTGGGGGCAATCATTCCTGCAATAGAACTATCAAAAAAGGATGGAAATGAGTCATTTTTATTTATTGCGAACTTACATTCACTTACGCAGATTAAGGATGCGAAAGAACTGAAACAGAATACCTATGAGATTGCTGCGGCTTGGCTTGCTTGTGGTTTAGATACCGAAAAAACATTTTTTTACAGACAGAGTGATATCCCTGAGACCTGTGAACTTTCTTGGCATTTATCGTGTTTTTTTCCTTATCAGAGACTTACATTGGCGCATTCATTCAAAGATAAAGCAGACAGGCTTCAGGATGTAAATGCAGGTCTGTTTACGTATCCTATTTTAATGGCCGCAGATATTTTGCTGTATGATGCGGAAATCGTACCGGTGGGAAAAGATCAGCTTCAACACCTGGAGATCGCCCGTGACGTGGCGTCCCGTTTCAACAATCAGATGGGTGAAGTTTTTGTTTTACCACAGTCTGAACTTCAGGAAGACACTAAATATGTTCCGGGAGTTGACGGTCATAAGATGTCAAAATCCCGGGGAAATATCATCAATATTTTCCTTCCTGAAAAAGAACTTAAAAAACAGGTGATGAGCATTGAATCAGACTCAAAGTCTTTGGAAGAACCGAAAGACCCGGAAACCGACAAAACATTTGCCATTTATCAACTGATTGCCAGCGCTGAACAGACAGAAGCGTTAAGATCAAAATATATAGCCGGAAACTTTGGATACGGCCATGCTAAAAAAGAACTTTTAGATTTGATTCTTGTAAAATTTGAGCGGGAAAGAGAACTTTTTGTTTATTATATGAACAATCTTGATGAGCTGGAGGCAAAACTCCAGGAAGGAGCCTCGAAAACAAGAGCTGTTGCTACACAAACCATAAAAAGAGTCAGAGAAAGTTTGGGAATTTAA
- a CDS encoding SanA/YdcF family protein, with translation MKRVIKNILKFFLLLIVAGIVFIAWANYSIKKKSQAFVSYTIADIPRTKTALLLGTGKTLSNGQPNAYFYNRIRAAAGLYKSGKIQYIIVSGDNSQKDYNEPEDMQVALMEYGIPQERIFLDHAGFRTLDSVVRAKEIFGQTKLVIISQKFHNERAVFLAKQNGIEAFGYNAADVNKYAGFKTNLREYLAKAKAYLDLLLGVEPKFGGDKILIP, from the coding sequence ATGAAAAGAGTAATTAAAAATATTCTCAAATTTTTCCTGCTTCTGATCGTTGCAGGAATTGTTTTTATCGCATGGGCGAATTACAGCATAAAAAAGAAGAGCCAGGCGTTTGTTTCCTATACCATTGCTGACATCCCCCGGACAAAAACAGCATTGCTTCTCGGAACCGGTAAAACCTTAAGTAACGGACAGCCTAATGCTTATTTCTATAACAGGATCCGGGCCGCTGCCGGTTTATATAAAAGCGGAAAAATCCAATACATTATTGTGAGCGGCGACAATAGTCAGAAAGATTATAACGAACCGGAAGATATGCAAGTCGCATTAATGGAATACGGAATTCCGCAGGAGAGGATTTTTCTGGATCATGCAGGTTTCAGGACACTCGATTCTGTGGTAAGGGCTAAAGAAATTTTCGGACAAACAAAACTGGTAATCATTTCACAGAAGTTTCACAATGAAAGGGCTGTATTTCTGGCTAAACAAAACGGAATCGAAGCGTTTGGCTATAATGCAGCAGATGTGAATAAATATGCCGGTTTCAAAACCAATTTAAGAGAATATCTTGCCAAAGCAAAAGCATATCTGGATCTTCTTTTAGGAGTAGAGCCGAAATTTGGCGGAGATAAAATTCTGATTCCTTAA
- a CDS encoding TraR/DksA family transcriptional regulator — protein sequence MSDERVRYSDADLQEFKAIIKEKIEKAERDLQLIRESFINDQNNGTDDTSPTFKAFEEGAETLSKEQNSILAGRQEKFLRDLKNALIRIENKTYGVCRVTGKLIPKERLLAVPHATLSIEAKNMQK from the coding sequence ATGTCAGACGAAAGAGTAAGATACAGTGATGCTGATTTACAAGAATTTAAAGCGATCATTAAAGAAAAAATAGAAAAAGCTGAAAGGGATCTGCAACTGATCAGAGAGAGTTTTATCAATGATCAGAATAACGGAACTGATGATACGTCTCCGACTTTCAAAGCATTTGAAGAAGGAGCTGAAACATTAAGCAAAGAGCAGAACTCTATATTGGCGGGCAGACAGGAAAAATTCTTACGTGATCTGAAAAACGCTTTAATAAGAATTGAAAACAAGACTTATGGTGTTTGCAGAGTGACAGGTAAACTGATTCCTAAAGAAAGACTGTTGGCTGTTCCGCATGCCACTTTGAGCATTGAAGCGAAAAATATGCAGAAATAA
- a CDS encoding lipoprotein signal peptidase codes for MKKILFVTFLILLIDQASKIYVKTHFNLDDSITVLPGFKLTFVENPGMAYGLHFGGVIGKYFLVIVRIFLIGGMIYLFKKWLQRGESNYLLIPMAMIFAGAIGNLIDGMFYGLIFDSGTVYDPSIDRWIGYGGISKLTSFGEGYSTFMRGCVVDMLHFPLVDWNVPENFPIIGGKHIEFFKYIFNVADSAITVGAALLLIFRKKAFPNGLEF; via the coding sequence ATGAAAAAGATATTATTTGTAACCTTTCTTATCTTATTAATTGATCAGGCTTCTAAAATTTATGTAAAAACACATTTTAACCTTGATGACAGCATTACTGTTCTGCCAGGTTTTAAACTTACTTTTGTAGAAAATCCGGGCATGGCTTACGGCCTTCACTTTGGCGGTGTTATCGGTAAATACTTCCTTGTTATCGTAAGAATTTTCCTGATTGGAGGAATGATCTATTTATTTAAGAAATGGCTGCAAAGAGGTGAATCCAATTATCTTCTGATTCCGATGGCCATGATTTTTGCAGGAGCAATCGGAAATCTGATTGACGGTATGTTCTACGGTCTGATTTTCGACAGCGGTACCGTATATGATCCAAGCATCGACCGATGGATCGGGTATGGCGGAATTTCAAAATTAACTTCTTTCGGAGAAGGATATTCTACCTTTATGAGAGGCTGCGTGGTCGACATGCTTCATTTTCCTCTGGTAGACTGGAATGTTCCTGAAAACTTCCCGATCATTGGCGGAAAACACATTGAATTCTTCAAATATATCTTCAATGTTGCGGACTCGGCCATCACCGTTGGAGCAGCTTTACTGTTAATTTTCAGAAAAAAGGCATTTCCAAACGGGCTTGAATTTTAA
- the metK gene encoding methionine adenosyltransferase — protein MSYLFTSESVSEGHPDKIADQISDALIDHFLAYDKTSKVACETLVTTGQVVLAGEVKSDAYLDVQTIAREVINGIGYTKGEYMFNGDSCGVISAIHEQSPDINQGVDRAVNDESFEAKANAQGAGDQGMMFGYATNETANYMPLALDLAHTILKELSAIRREDSEIRYLRPDAKSQVTIEYSDDHKPVRIDSIVVSTQHDDFGNEEEMLNKIREDIKNILIPRVVALQPEEIKALFNDQIKYHINPTGKFVIGGPHGDTGLTGRKIIVDTYGGKGAHGGGAFSGKDPSKVDRSAAYATRHIAKNLVAAGVADEVLVQVSYAIGVAEPCGLYINTYGTAKVDLHDGEIAKKVSSIFDLRPYAIEQNLKLRNPIYQDTASYGHMGREHYTADKTFNKGHKNELTITGLEFFTWEKLDKVEEIKAAFGI, from the coding sequence ATGTCTTATTTATTTACATCTGAATCCGTTTCAGAAGGGCATCCAGATAAAATTGCCGATCAGATCTCCGATGCGTTAATCGATCATTTTTTAGCATACGATAAAACTTCAAAAGTAGCTTGTGAAACTCTTGTAACTACAGGGCAGGTCGTTTTGGCGGGTGAGGTGAAATCTGATGCTTATCTTGATGTACAGACCATCGCCAGAGAGGTGATCAACGGAATCGGATATACCAAAGGCGAGTATATGTTCAATGGTGATTCCTGTGGAGTGATTTCTGCCATTCATGAGCAGTCTCCGGATATCAACCAGGGTGTTGACAGAGCGGTAAATGATGAGTCATTCGAGGCCAAAGCAAATGCTCAGGGAGCTGGTGACCAGGGGATGATGTTTGGATACGCGACCAATGAAACGGCGAACTATATGCCATTGGCCTTAGATTTAGCACATACTATTCTTAAAGAGCTTTCTGCGATCAGAAGAGAAGATTCTGAGATAAGGTATCTTCGTCCTGATGCAAAAAGCCAGGTTACGATCGAATATTCCGATGATCACAAACCGGTAAGAATTGATTCTATTGTGGTATCTACACAGCACGATGACTTCGGAAATGAGGAAGAAATGCTCAACAAAATCCGTGAGGACATTAAAAATATTCTGATTCCCCGAGTAGTGGCGCTTCAGCCTGAGGAAATCAAAGCTTTATTCAACGATCAGATTAAGTATCATATCAATCCGACAGGTAAATTCGTTATTGGAGGACCTCACGGCGATACCGGTCTCACAGGAAGAAAAATTATTGTTGACACCTACGGTGGAAAGGGTGCTCACGGGGGCGGTGCTTTCTCCGGTAAAGATCCTTCAAAAGTAGACAGAAGTGCTGCTTATGCAACAAGACATATTGCTAAAAACTTAGTTGCTGCAGGAGTTGCTGATGAAGTCCTGGTACAGGTATCGTATGCTATCGGTGTGGCTGAGCCTTGCGGATTATACATCAATACCTACGGTACGGCAAAAGTAGATCTGCACGACGGAGAAATTGCTAAAAAAGTATCTTCGATTTTTGATCTGAGACCTTATGCTATTGAGCAGAACTTAAAGCTGAGAAATCCTATCTACCAGGATACAGCATCTTACGGTCATATGGGAAGAGAACATTATACAGCTGATAAAACCTTCAATAAGGGGCATAAGAATGAGTTAACCATTACAGGCCTTGAATTTTTTACCTGGGAAAAATTAGACAAAGTTGAAGAAATTAAAGCCGCTTTCGGAATTTAA
- a CDS encoding DUF2683 family protein, with amino-acid sequence MESIIVHTKNAMELNALKSVLKEMNIKFEKFHTKNTHHNEKTIKKIVEKKNEKIGKPYKPKGL; translated from the coding sequence ATGGAATCCATAATAGTACACACCAAAAATGCAATGGAACTGAATGCTCTGAAAAGTGTTTTAAAAGAGATGAATATCAAGTTCGAGAAATTCCATACCAAGAATACGCATCATAACGAGAAAACGATCAAGAAAATCGTTGAGAAGAAAAATGAAAAAATAGGGAAACCATATAAACCAAAAGGACTGTAA
- a CDS encoding RNA polymerase sigma factor — MKLKSDSLLISLYQEGDEEALSALIHRHQKELFTFIFYKINDEDLANDVFQDTFMKIIVMLKEGRYNEEGKFILWAKRIAHNLIIDHFRSKSKNIKVSETTFETDEYSIFDLIREPSENIEDQLVTNQIQEDLLRMLQFLPKNQQEVIKLRFFDGLSFKEIADHTDMSINTTLGRVRYALINLRKIMDENKIILTR; from the coding sequence ATGAAATTAAAATCGGATAGTTTACTAATTTCCCTTTATCAGGAAGGAGACGAAGAGGCGTTATCAGCCCTTATTCATCGTCATCAGAAAGAATTGTTTACATTCATTTTTTACAAAATTAATGATGAAGACCTGGCCAACGATGTATTTCAGGATACTTTTATGAAAATTATCGTTATGCTGAAAGAAGGCCGGTACAACGAAGAAGGAAAATTTATCCTTTGGGCCAAAAGAATCGCACATAATTTAATTATCGACCATTTCAGATCGAAATCAAAAAATATTAAAGTTTCAGAAACTACTTTTGAAACGGACGAATATTCTATTTTTGATCTGATCCGGGAACCGTCGGAAAATATTGAAGACCAGCTGGTAACGAACCAGATACAGGAAGATCTTCTTAGAATGCTGCAGTTTCTCCCGAAAAACCAGCAGGAAGTCATTAAGTTAAGGTTTTTTGACGGGTTAAGTTTTAAAGAAATAGCGGATCACACCGATATGAGTATCAATACTACTTTAGGCAGAGTACGGTATGCGTTAATCAACCTAAGAAAAATCATGGATGAAAATAAGATTATCTTAACCCGATAG
- a CDS encoding YjjG family noncanonical pyrimidine nucleotidase → MKIQHIFFDLDNTLWDHRRNAYLTIRDLFEKEEITLKYSIGFEEFHSVYHEINEKLWEDLRDGIIDKDYLRKHRFYNTFRHFNVDDQELAMYFEEHFLDRILNHNELVEGAQYILDYLKAKNYTLHIISNGFKEVTERKCILSKIDHYFQTITSADTVGFRKPRPEIFSYSLSLSDATTDNSILIGDDWVADVVGSQNFGLDVIFFDVLHENPQQEGLKSIKHLLQIKEYL, encoded by the coding sequence ATGAAAATTCAGCACATTTTTTTTGATCTCGACAATACGTTGTGGGATCATCGCAGGAACGCCTATCTTACCATCAGGGACTTATTCGAAAAAGAGGAAATTACCTTAAAATACAGTATCGGTTTTGAAGAATTTCATTCCGTTTATCATGAAATTAATGAAAAACTTTGGGAAGATCTCCGCGACGGAATTATTGACAAAGACTATTTGAGAAAGCATCGCTTTTATAATACTTTCAGACATTTTAATGTTGATGATCAGGAGTTGGCCATGTATTTTGAAGAACACTTCTTAGACAGGATACTGAATCATAATGAATTGGTAGAAGGTGCGCAATACATTCTGGATTATCTCAAGGCTAAAAATTATACCTTACACATTATTTCCAACGGATTTAAAGAAGTAACGGAAAGGAAATGCATCTTATCCAAAATCGATCACTATTTTCAGACGATTACCAGCGCTGACACGGTGGGATTCAGAAAACCCCGGCCTGAAATTTTCAGCTATTCTTTAAGCCTTTCTGATGCAACGACAGACAACAGTATTCTGATCGGAGACGATTGGGTGGCTGATGTGGTAGGCTCTCAGAATTTCGGATTAGATGTCATCTTCTTTGATGTCCTGCATGAAAATCCACAGCAGGAAGGTTTAAAATCGATTAAACATTTATTGCAGATTAAAGAATATTTATAA